In the Arachis hypogaea cultivar Tifrunner chromosome 20, arahy.Tifrunner.gnm2.J5K5, whole genome shotgun sequence genome, tttctaatatttttctaaggtttttgactattTCTAATTTTTCTTGCACAGTACTAGACAGACTtaaaccggttcgaccggttcagCTGTCGATTTGCGATTTTTCTcagtttttcgcagaaaatacgttttctgactcagaaaaatctactgagtccaaaatcacatctaaatcctcaaattctcattctaaatttttggatcctattttgggcaatattaattatttacttaaaCGGTTAATTAGTCTTGGTTCTTatattctccccaccaaataagaaattttgtcctcaaaatttagtGATTACCTGAGAATTGCTCGGGATAATCCTTTCGCATCTCGAACTCCAATTCCCAAGTATGCTCCTCAACTCCTGCTCACTTCCACGCAACTTTAACCAATGAAACTTCCTTTCTTCGCAGcttcttcacactagtgtcatcaaTTCTCACTTGTGTTACTTGAAATGTCAAGTTCTCCCTCAACTCGACTGACTCGGGCTCTAACATATGACCTGCATCCAACGTGTACTGACGgagttgtgacacgtggaatacATCATGCAAGTTAGACAAGTGAGGCAACAAAGCTACTTGATAAGCCACCGGCCCGAATCGCCTtagaatctcaaacggtccaatgaaccttggattcaacttctttgtttTGATTGCTCTTCCAATCCCAGTTGTCGGTGTAACCCTCAAAAATACATGCTCTCCCActtcaaattctaatggttttctTCTCTGATCTGCATAACTTTTCTGTCGACTCAGTGCCATTAGAATCCTCTCTCGGATCTTCTTAATCttctcagtagtctctgctaCCAAATCAAGACCTAAAATACTTACCTCACCAGACtcataccaacaaagtggagattGGCACTTTCATCCATACAAGgtctcatacggagccatcccaatgctcgcatgaaagctattgttgtacgcaaactccaccaatggcatgtaacggtcccaactttcaggttgatccaaaacacatgCTCTCAGCATATCTTCCAACGTCTAAATAGTCCTTTCTGACTGTCCATCCATTTGGGGATGATATGTGATATTGAGACATAGTTTCGTATCAAAAATTttctggaaagctccccaaaaccttgatgtgaatcggGGATCATGGTCCGACACTATGCTCGATGGTACACCGtgcaaccttactatctccttGATGTACAACCTCGCCAACTCTTCCATATAATAGTTCACtcggataggcagaaaatgagcggatttggttaagcgatctacgatcacccaaaccgcatcaaatcccgacctagtccttggtaaaccggtcacaaagtccatcgcaattccttcccacttccactgaggaatctcaagtggcTGGAGCATTCCCGATTGTTTCTGCTTTTTGACATGTCAGGAATTTGGATACCACTGTAGCTACGTCGTTCTTCATCCCAGGCcaccaaaatattttctttaagtcATAGTACATCTTCGTACTTCCGGGATGAATGAAAAACCCACTATTATGAGCATCCGATAATAAGTCTTGCCTCAAACTCCCTACATCTGGTTTACAAATTCTTCCCTTATATCTCCACAACCCTTCATCCTCCTTAGTGAATTCTCCATGCCTCTTCTTACCAACTCGTTGAAATAGTTGCTGAAGCTTTTGCTCGTCTTGCTGAGCCCTTTGTATCTATGATTTAAACGTGCTTGAGATCAGCAACTGATTCAAACAAGCTCTTCTGGCTTTACTTCACCAATATCCAGCTTAAGATCTACAAACTTATCCACTAGCTCctcttccttgattctcatccaagctatcgttaaagacttccgactcaaagcgtctgctacgacattcgcctttccagggtgataactcaattcaaaattataatctttaagcaactccatccacctcctctgacgcatattaatctctttctgatcaaagatgtattTGAGACTCTTGTGATCAGAAAAGACGTTAAACCTCACTCCGTACAagtggtgtctccaaatctttaatgtaaacacaatcgccgctaattccaagtcatgagtgggGTAATTTACCTCATGCGGTCTTAGCTGACGCGATGCGTATGCCACCACATTCCAGTGTTGCATCAACACGAAACCCAAACCCTTTAAGGAAGCATCACAGTATACCTTAAACGGTTCATGCGGTTCCGGTAAAATCAAAACAGGCGCTGAAGTCAACTTTTGCTTCAAGGTCTGAAAACTTTCTTCACACTCCGACGTCCACACAAACAGCACCTCCTTCCTTGTCAACTTAGTCATCGGTAATGTAATCCGAGAAAATCCTTTAATGATCTCTGGTAATATCCGGCTAAGCCCGAGAAAATTCTGACTTCCGTCATTGTTGttggtctttcccattccatcaccgccTTTACCTTAGAAGGATCCACCGCtattcctcctttgctcaccacgtGACCTAGGAACTTCACTTCCTCCTTCCAAAACTCGCACTTGGACAACTTAGCAAACAATTTCCGCTCCTTCAGGATTTGCAACACAATTCTCAAGTGTTCCTCATGCTCCTTCACCGTCTTAGAATAAACTAAGATGTTgtctatgaaaaccaccacgaatttgtccaaaaagggacGAAATACTCTGTTCTTGTAATCCATGAACACAGTAggtgcattcgttaacccaaaggtcatcaccgcaaactcgtagtgtccatagcgCGTCCTAAATGCAGTTTTCAGAATGTCATCCTCtttcacccttatctgatggtaaccgGATCT is a window encoding:
- the LOC140183160 gene encoding uncharacterized protein → MTKLTRKEVLFVWTSECEESFQTLKQKLTSAPVLILPEPHEPFKVYCDASLKGLGFVLMQHWNVVAYASRQLRPHEIQRAQQDEQKLQQLFQRVGKKRHGEFTKEDEGLWRYKGRICKPDVGSLRQDLLSDAHNSGFFIHPGSTKMYYDLKKIFWWPGMKNDVATVCQSPLCWYESGEVSILGLDLVAETTEKIKKIRERILMALSRQKSYADQRRKPLEFEVGEHVFLRVTPTTGIGRAIKTKKLNPRFIGPFEILRRFGPVAYQVALLPHLSNLHDVFHVSQLRQYTLDAGHMLEPESVELRENLTFQVTQVRIDDTSVKKLRRKEVSLVKVAWK